A single region of the Bacillus cereus genome encodes:
- a CDS encoding MaoC family dehydratase, which translates to MTMYSSGQQASCSKTITETDFVLFAGLSGDFNPIHIDHEYAKQTRFNQRIAHGLLTSSLLSQLLGVHLPGKGSVYMEQTIKFTAPVFIGDTITATATVQKFMIEKRVLKLLTECHNQKGDLVLTGVATMMVPKEGGIV; encoded by the coding sequence ATGACGATGTATAGTTCCGGTCAACAGGCATCATGTAGTAAAACAATAACGGAAACAGATTTTGTACTATTTGCAGGTTTAAGTGGGGATTTTAATCCAATTCATATTGATCATGAGTATGCGAAACAAACTAGATTTAATCAAAGAATTGCACATGGTTTATTAACTTCTAGTTTATTATCACAATTGTTAGGCGTTCATTTACCAGGAAAGGGTTCCGTTTATATGGAACAAACTATTAAATTTACAGCGCCAGTTTTTATAGGAGATACGATTACAGCCACGGCAACAGTACAAAAATTTATGATAGAAAAGAGAGTTTTGAAATTGTTAACTGAGTGTCATAACCAAAAAGGAGATTTAGTGTTAACAGGTGTAGCGACGATGATGGTGCCAAAAGAAGGAGGAATTGTCTAA
- a CDS encoding 3-oxoacyl-ACP synthase, which yields MRIGIEATGVFFPKDVETAADLSKKTGIPENIIIEKFGLYEKHVADETMHASDLAIAAAKPILLQVDPQSIDVVIYFGSPHKDYHVWSSAPKIQHELGLKNAYAFEVMNVSSCFPIALKVAKDMLYSDNSIENILLVGGCKESQIVDYDNPRSRFMFNFADGGSAALVKKGASKGEILGSAIITDGSFHDDVRIPAGGSKLVASYDTVENRQHYIDVIEPISMKERLDRVSTPNFDKVIREALRKSGFTPKDIKVLLPLHTKRSMLIELIQGLGLAEEQVVYLDHYGHMSALDPCIGLHFANEQGKLQPGDIAVAVSAGTGYTWAATVIRW from the coding sequence ATGAGAATTGGGATTGAAGCAACTGGTGTTTTCTTCCCGAAAGACGTAGAGACAGCCGCAGATTTATCTAAAAAAACAGGTATTCCTGAGAATATTATTATAGAAAAGTTTGGGTTATATGAAAAACATGTCGCAGACGAAACGATGCATGCATCAGATTTAGCTATTGCTGCTGCAAAGCCAATATTATTACAAGTAGATCCTCAATCTATTGATGTAGTCATTTATTTTGGCAGTCCACATAAAGATTACCACGTATGGTCTAGTGCCCCAAAAATTCAGCATGAACTTGGATTGAAAAATGCTTATGCCTTTGAAGTTATGAATGTTAGTTCTTGCTTTCCCATTGCTCTTAAAGTCGCAAAAGATATGCTCTACTCCGATAACTCAATTGAAAATATATTATTAGTAGGTGGATGTAAAGAATCTCAAATTGTAGATTATGATAATCCACGCTCACGTTTTATGTTTAATTTTGCTGATGGCGGAAGTGCAGCTTTAGTAAAAAAGGGAGCTAGCAAAGGTGAAATATTAGGCAGTGCGATTATAACGGATGGTTCATTTCATGACGATGTTCGTATTCCAGCTGGTGGATCGAAGCTGGTTGCGAGCTATGATACAGTTGAGAATCGACAACATTATATTGATGTAATAGAACCTATTAGTATGAAAGAACGTTTAGACCGGGTTTCAACCCCTAATTTTGATAAGGTTATTCGGGAGGCGTTAAGAAAAAGTGGATTTACTCCTAAAGATATTAAAGTATTGTTACCACTGCATACAAAACGTTCCATGTTAATAGAATTGATACAGGGGCTAGGGCTAGCAGAAGAACAAGTTGTATATTTAGATCATTATGGACATATGTCAGCGCTTGATCCGTGTATTGGCTTACACTTTGCGAATGAACAAGGAAAATTACAGCCTGGAGATATTGCAGTGGCTGTTAGTGCAGGTACTGGGTATACTTGGGCAGCTACTGTGATTAGATGGTAG
- a CDS encoding 6-bladed beta-propeller: MFASVGSASAVKYVKSWGSELDTSKLLRTPVAMARDTKGFLYVVDMGNNRIVKIDKNGEVVDAIGTLGEGPGQFNMPFGIAVDKEGNILVADTANYRIQKFNEEFQFIKSWGTKGKGSEQFSFPREIAVDSDNNYYITDEYNHRIQKYSPDGQYIQTIGSYGKANGEMALPQGIAVNKQDEVYIADTYNNRIQVFDKKGEFQRVIGTGIAGLGPYQFYHPRGINFDSTSGLLYVADTYNNRIMKFTNKDQFLYASGNFFQFVYPNQVLPDGKGNIYITDTGNNRVLLYNEVGLTAVMKKTIGNERNGNTQYAGPYDVERDTNGNVFVSDSFNHRILKYDISGKIVAKWGSLFGTGGPLGFGSLPGQFFVPRQIATDRYNNVYVSDSVNHRIQKFTNSGIALASYGSFGVLPGFFQFPSGIAIDSKGNIFIADSENHRIQKFNPFFVYMKEWGRKGSGEGEFFQPMQLAIDSKDNVYVIDRINNRVQKFDNEGNFLAKWGANHGAGNLDPLENWREGPGDLFLPIGIEIDINNTVYVTDTSNNRVNIYNENGDFLESFGGFNGMSGQFFSPQGIDVDSQGNIIITDGLLQRIQFFKKAN; the protein is encoded by the coding sequence ATGTTTGCTTCTGTAGGAAGTGCCTCTGCTGTAAAATATGTGAAATCATGGGGGAGTGAGTTAGATACTTCTAAGTTATTAAGGACACCAGTGGCGATGGCAAGGGATACAAAAGGATTTTTGTATGTTGTTGATATGGGGAATAATAGGATTGTGAAAATAGATAAGAATGGAGAAGTTGTTGATGCTATAGGAACTTTAGGTGAAGGTCCGGGACAGTTTAATATGCCATTTGGTATTGCTGTTGATAAAGAAGGTAATATTTTAGTTGCGGATACAGCGAATTATCGTATTCAAAAATTTAATGAGGAGTTTCAATTTATTAAAAGTTGGGGCACAAAAGGTAAAGGAAGTGAGCAGTTCTCGTTTCCTAGGGAAATTGCAGTAGATAGCGATAATAATTACTATATTACGGATGAATACAATCATCGTATTCAAAAATATAGCCCGGATGGGCAGTATATTCAAACAATAGGGAGTTATGGAAAGGCGAATGGAGAAATGGCTTTACCACAAGGAATCGCGGTAAATAAACAAGACGAGGTCTATATTGCAGACACATATAACAATCGTATTCAAGTGTTTGATAAAAAAGGGGAGTTTCAGCGAGTAATCGGAACAGGAATTGCAGGTTTAGGCCCATATCAATTCTACCATCCAAGAGGAATAAATTTTGACTCAACATCTGGATTGCTATATGTAGCAGATACATATAACAATCGGATAATGAAATTTACAAATAAAGATCAATTTTTATATGCATCAGGTAACTTTTTCCAGTTTGTTTATCCTAATCAAGTTCTTCCGGATGGTAAAGGGAATATCTATATAACGGATACGGGAAATAATCGTGTACTTTTATATAATGAGGTAGGCCTAACAGCGGTAATGAAGAAAACCATAGGTAATGAAAGGAATGGAAATACACAATATGCAGGACCTTATGATGTCGAAAGAGACACGAATGGAAATGTTTTTGTATCTGATTCTTTTAATCATCGAATTTTGAAATATGATATATCTGGGAAGATTGTTGCTAAGTGGGGAAGTTTATTTGGTACTGGTGGTCCACTTGGGTTCGGAAGTCTTCCAGGACAGTTTTTTGTTCCAAGACAGATTGCAACGGATCGTTACAATAATGTGTATGTATCTGATTCTGTAAATCATCGTATCCAAAAATTCACCAATTCAGGGATAGCGCTTGCTTCATATGGTTCATTTGGAGTATTACCAGGTTTTTTTCAATTTCCATCTGGAATAGCTATTGATAGTAAAGGAAACATATTTATAGCTGATTCAGAAAATCATCGTATTCAAAAATTTAATCCATTCTTTGTATATATGAAAGAATGGGGGAGAAAAGGAAGTGGAGAGGGAGAGTTTTTTCAACCTATGCAATTAGCAATTGATTCAAAAGATAATGTTTATGTTATTGATCGGATTAATAATAGGGTTCAGAAATTTGATAATGAGGGTAATTTTCTTGCAAAGTGGGGTGCAAATCATGGAGCTGGAAACTTAGATCCACTAGAAAATTGGAGAGAGGGTCCAGGAGATCTTTTTTTGCCAATAGGAATTGAAATCGATATAAATAATACGGTGTATGTCACAGATACTTCTAATAATCGTGTGAATATTTACAATGAAAATGGGGATTTTTTAGAGTCTTTTGGAGGTTTTAATGGTATGTCAGGGCAGTTTTTCTCACCACAAGGAATAGATGTGGATAGTCAAGGGAATATCATTATTACAGATGGTTTACTCCAAAGAATTCAATTTTTTAAGAAAGCTAATTAA
- a CDS encoding substrate-binding domain-containing protein — protein sequence MSMKKRKWLRTVVTGCVLGSLLVTAACSGKKTSTEDEKTIKVGVLASLTGPLESYGKQTVNGFELGLDYATGGTGKVEGKKIKFVVEDTETKADVAVKKATKLLEEEKVDFLVGSSSSSDTLAVLPLAQEYEKIMVVEPAVADSITGKNWNKYIFRTGRNSSQDAVAGAAAIAKKDVKIATLAQDNAYGREGIAAFKAGAKKLGANIVNEQYADTNSTDFTANIQNIISSKPDYLFIVWAGANSPWKQLKDMNVEAQGIKISTGAPDIPALKTMDALVGMQGFSVYYHTLPKNKVNDWLVEEHKKRFNGAVPDLFTAGGMSAAISIVEALKKTKGDTDVDTLIKKMEGMEFDTPKGKMKFREKDHQAMQTLYSITLKKQDGVDYPVPVLERELTMKETEPKVQNK from the coding sequence ATGTCGATGAAAAAACGTAAATGGCTAAGAACGGTGGTTACTGGTTGTGTTTTAGGTTCGTTATTAGTAACAGCGGCTTGTTCAGGAAAGAAAACAAGTACAGAGGATGAAAAGACGATTAAGGTAGGGGTTCTTGCTTCATTAACAGGTCCATTAGAATCATATGGAAAACAAACAGTGAACGGATTTGAATTAGGGCTAGACTATGCAACTGGTGGAACTGGGAAAGTGGAAGGGAAGAAGATTAAGTTTGTTGTAGAAGATACGGAAACGAAAGCTGATGTAGCGGTTAAAAAAGCTACGAAGTTATTAGAAGAAGAGAAAGTCGATTTTTTAGTCGGATCGTCTAGTTCAAGTGATACATTAGCGGTTTTACCACTAGCTCAAGAATATGAAAAAATAATGGTTGTAGAACCAGCAGTAGCTGATAGTATTACCGGGAAGAACTGGAATAAATATATTTTTAGAACAGGTAGAAATTCATCTCAAGATGCAGTCGCTGGTGCTGCGGCAATTGCTAAAAAAGATGTAAAAATAGCAACGTTAGCACAAGATAATGCTTACGGCCGTGAGGGAATTGCGGCATTTAAAGCTGGAGCGAAGAAATTAGGTGCGAATATTGTAAACGAACAATATGCTGATACAAATTCGACTGACTTCACTGCAAATATTCAAAATATCATTAGCTCAAAGCCGGATTATTTATTTATCGTTTGGGCAGGGGCAAATTCACCTTGGAAACAGTTAAAAGATATGAATGTGGAAGCGCAGGGTATTAAAATTTCTACCGGTGCACCAGATATACCGGCATTAAAAACGATGGATGCGTTAGTAGGAATGCAAGGTTTTTCTGTTTATTATCACACACTTCCGAAAAATAAGGTGAATGATTGGTTAGTTGAAGAACATAAAAAACGATTTAATGGTGCGGTGCCAGATTTATTTACAGCAGGAGGAATGTCAGCGGCAATTTCAATTGTAGAAGCTTTAAAGAAAACAAAAGGTGATACAGATGTAGATACATTGATTAAGAAAATGGAAGGAATGGAATTTGATACACCGAAAGGAAAGATGAAGTTTAGAGAAAAAGATCACCAAGCGATGCAGACACTTTATTCTATCACATTGAAAAAGCAAGATGGTGTTGATTATCCGGTGCCAGTATTAGAGCGAGAATTAACGATGAAAGAGACAGAACCCAAAGTTCAAAATAAATAG
- a CDS encoding ABC transporter ATP-binding protein — protein sequence MTHLLETKNLCVSFGEHHVIKDVNLTVQKGKLISIIGPNGAGKTTLFNLLSGQISPTKGEVYFKGQEITNLSISDRTRLGIGRSFQLTNIFPELTVLENVRLSVQSFVQDYYSFFPSSAKFKQQVGEARRFLKTVLLHEKEHVLAKDLAHGEKRKLELAMLLALKTDVLLLDEPTAGISVEEVPAILQVIENIKKHPESTIVLIEHKMDMVLGLSDHLIVLFHGELLAEGLPEEMMKDERVQSAYLGGLYSGTITSE from the coding sequence GTGACACATTTGCTAGAAACGAAAAATCTTTGCGTATCTTTTGGCGAGCATCATGTTATTAAGGATGTGAATTTAACAGTACAAAAAGGAAAGCTCATTTCAATTATTGGACCAAATGGTGCAGGAAAGACAACGCTATTCAATTTACTAAGTGGACAAATTTCTCCAACAAAGGGTGAAGTATATTTTAAAGGACAAGAGATTACAAATTTATCAATTTCGGATCGTACTCGATTAGGAATTGGTCGTTCTTTTCAACTTACAAATATATTCCCAGAGTTAACGGTACTTGAAAATGTTCGTTTAAGTGTTCAATCATTTGTGCAAGATTACTATAGTTTTTTTCCGAGTTCGGCAAAATTTAAGCAACAAGTTGGAGAGGCGAGACGTTTCTTAAAAACAGTATTACTTCACGAGAAAGAACATGTATTAGCGAAAGATCTAGCGCATGGTGAAAAACGAAAGTTAGAGCTTGCGATGTTATTAGCTTTAAAAACGGATGTGTTACTACTTGATGAGCCGACGGCAGGTATATCAGTTGAGGAGGTACCGGCTATTTTACAAGTGATTGAAAATATTAAGAAACATCCAGAGAGTACAATTGTACTTATTGAACACAAAATGGATATGGTACTAGGTTTGTCAGACCATCTTATCGTTTTATTCCATGGAGAGTTATTGGCTGAAGGTTTGCCCGAAGAAATGATGAAAGATGAGCGTGTACAAAGTGCTTATTTAGGGGGATTATATAGTGGCACTATTACAAGTGAATAA
- a CDS encoding ABC transporter ATP-binding protein, translating into MALLQVNNIETYLDQFHILQGVSLTVEKGTITVLFGRNGAGKTTTLRSVMGFHHIAHGEIYYDSTQVNGLSTHLISRKGIGYVPENQGIFHDLTVEETFALAREKGEEAEKKIDWMLELFPDLKQFWHKKSGLLSGGQKQMLAISRAFINSDGLLLIDEPSKGLSPIMIEKLMIAILKMKEKTTVLLVEQNFMMASQIGDYFYIMDNGRIVHNGFMHELKEDKEMCHKYLGIS; encoded by the coding sequence GTGGCACTATTACAAGTGAATAATATAGAGACGTATTTAGATCAGTTTCATATTTTACAAGGGGTATCTCTTACTGTTGAGAAAGGAACGATTACTGTACTGTTTGGAAGAAATGGGGCAGGGAAGACTACGACATTACGTTCGGTTATGGGATTTCACCATATCGCACATGGTGAAATTTATTATGATAGTACACAAGTAAATGGATTATCTACACATTTAATTTCAAGGAAAGGAATAGGGTATGTACCAGAAAATCAAGGTATTTTTCACGACCTGACAGTAGAAGAAACATTCGCTCTTGCTAGGGAGAAGGGAGAAGAAGCGGAAAAAAAAATAGACTGGATGCTTGAATTATTTCCAGATTTAAAGCAATTTTGGCACAAAAAAAGTGGACTCTTAAGCGGAGGGCAAAAGCAAATGCTAGCAATTTCAAGAGCATTTATTAATAGTGATGGTTTATTACTTATTGATGAGCCGAGTAAAGGCTTGTCGCCCATTATGATAGAAAAATTAATGATAGCCATTTTGAAAATGAAAGAGAAAACAACAGTTTTACTCGTTGAACAAAACTTTATGATGGCTAGTCAAATTGGTGATTACTTTTATATTATGGATAACGGAAGAATTGTTCATAACGGTTTTATGCATGAATTAAAAGAGGATAAGGAAATGTGTCACAAATATTTAGGAATCTCTTAA
- a CDS encoding branched-chain amino acid ABC transporter permease has protein sequence MDVLINLFVNGISTGMLIFLLASGLSLIFGLMSVLNFAHGGLFAWGAFTGVWIFNTTGSYLLALIGAIAMGMFLGFILERFLIRPVYGNHVRQLLVTLGGMLVLSECIKVFWGPNPIGAKLPLWLQGSYTFEGVILIKYRLFVILIGIIIYIALLLLLKKTKIGLMIRAGVMDKEMVQALGINVKAIFSFVFLLGAGMAALGGFLLAPYSGVIFAEMGMQYAILAFIVVIIGGLGSVQGSAIASLIVGLAGAFTAYFIPDLSLAINMLMLLFFLIVKPTGLVGEKG, from the coding sequence ATGGATGTGTTAATCAATTTATTTGTAAATGGGATTTCAACAGGGATGCTCATTTTTTTATTAGCGTCAGGTCTTTCACTTATTTTCGGTTTAATGAGCGTTCTAAACTTCGCACATGGTGGGTTATTTGCATGGGGAGCTTTTACAGGTGTATGGATATTTAATACAACTGGAAGCTATTTACTCGCTTTAATTGGAGCAATTGCTATGGGGATGTTTCTTGGATTCATTTTAGAAAGGTTCCTTATTAGACCGGTATATGGAAATCATGTTCGCCAGCTTCTTGTGACGCTTGGAGGAATGCTTGTACTTAGTGAATGTATTAAAGTATTTTGGGGGCCAAATCCAATTGGTGCTAAATTACCGTTATGGTTACAAGGTAGTTATACATTTGAAGGCGTTATATTAATTAAATATCGTCTATTCGTTATTTTAATTGGGATCATCATTTACATTGCCTTACTATTATTGCTCAAAAAAACAAAGATAGGTCTTATGATTCGCGCAGGTGTAATGGATAAAGAGATGGTTCAAGCGCTCGGTATTAATGTAAAAGCGATATTTTCTTTCGTCTTTTTACTAGGAGCAGGGATGGCGGCTTTGGGAGGCTTCTTATTAGCACCGTATTCTGGTGTTATTTTCGCCGAGATGGGTATGCAGTATGCGATTTTAGCTTTTATAGTAGTGATAATAGGAGGATTAGGAAGCGTACAAGGTTCAGCAATCGCTTCTTTAATTGTTGGATTAGCTGGTGCTTTTACAGCATATTTTATACCGGATTTATCACTTGCAATTAATATGTTAATGTTACTATTTTTCTTAATAGTGAAGCCAACTGGACTTGTTGGTGAAAAGGGGTGA
- a CDS encoding branched-chain amino acid ABC transporter permease, translating into MLICLSVFPFVNDSRSLLILFTQIFIFAIFAMSFDVLLGYTGIVSFGHCMFFGIGAYGVALLFDRQGVSITNFFIGIAAAIIVSAIVSYIIGMLSLRLKSHFYAMLTLAISQLFFVLAEKWRSLTHGGDGFTFGVPNIFRDRFTFYYITFICLIVIFILLRLFTKSSIGKVLKAISQNEQRVEALGYKVLHYKIIASVVAGVVAAISGGLFVITLRFVNTTVFSIEMTLNALLMTMIGGVGTLIGAIAGAGIIESLKYYLSELATEYPIFERWTIILGLLYIIVLLVFPKGLVGTIKKLKNFKRSKKEKSTGVEQNV; encoded by the coding sequence ATGCTCATTTGTTTAAGTGTATTTCCATTCGTAAATGATTCACGGAGCTTGTTAATTTTGTTCACTCAAATCTTCATCTTCGCTATTTTCGCTATGAGCTTTGATGTTCTACTTGGCTATACAGGCATTGTCTCATTCGGTCATTGTATGTTCTTTGGAATAGGAGCGTATGGTGTGGCACTCTTATTTGATCGGCAAGGGGTGTCTATCACAAACTTTTTTATAGGAATAGCAGCCGCAATTATTGTATCAGCCATCGTTAGTTATATAATTGGTATGCTTTCATTACGTTTGAAAAGTCATTTTTATGCAATGTTAACGCTCGCTATTTCCCAGCTGTTTTTTGTACTTGCTGAAAAATGGCGTTCACTGACTCACGGAGGAGATGGATTTACATTTGGTGTACCAAATATATTCCGTGATCGTTTTACATTTTATTATATAACATTTATATGTCTAATCGTCATTTTCATCTTGTTACGTCTTTTCACAAAGTCTTCAATTGGAAAAGTATTAAAGGCCATTTCACAAAATGAACAACGCGTTGAAGCACTTGGATATAAAGTTCTTCATTATAAAATTATCGCAAGTGTAGTAGCAGGAGTAGTAGCGGCAATTAGCGGTGGTTTATTTGTCATCACATTGCGTTTTGTAAATACGACGGTATTTTCAATTGAAATGACGCTAAACGCATTATTGATGACAATGATTGGAGGAGTTGGAACGTTAATAGGAGCCATTGCTGGAGCTGGAATTATTGAATCACTTAAATATTATTTATCAGAACTAGCAACAGAATATCCGATTTTTGAAAGATGGACGATTATTCTAGGTTTATTATACATTATCGTGTTATTAGTTTTTCCAAAAGGATTAGTTGGAACGATTAAGAAGTTGAAGAATTTTAAAAGAAGTAAGAAGGAGAAGAGTACAGGGGTGGAACAGAACGTGTAA
- a CDS encoding LysR family transcriptional regulator, whose translation MEINDLIIFKTVANEGSISKAAKELGYVQPNVTERIKKLEQELETPLLHRDNKGVSLLPSGDILLDYTNKILALLEEAKDEIKTSTSSYVIATSQSILTNYLSMRIKENFRNYQIYIESSSHLQKLLQQQKVDMVITYEDYPDAAFKKVFTTSVSVGLLKAKEQCNIDFSKELFFVSNDKKCPFRNMTIQFLKENNLSQHQLQQLDSYSLIEEFIVEGNGIAFLPIRNDKLVPVENVAVEKLPINFFTTRDLEKAIPGELFN comes from the coding sequence ATGGAAATAAATGATCTTATCATATTTAAAACTGTAGCTAACGAAGGATCTATTAGTAAAGCTGCTAAAGAGCTAGGCTATGTACAACCAAATGTAACTGAGCGAATCAAAAAATTAGAACAAGAATTAGAAACACCTTTACTACATAGAGATAACAAAGGTGTTTCCCTGTTACCTTCTGGTGACATTTTATTAGACTACACGAATAAAATATTAGCTCTTTTAGAAGAAGCGAAAGATGAAATTAAAACAAGTACTTCTTCTTATGTAATAGCGACGTCACAATCTATTTTGACTAATTATTTAAGTATGCGTATTAAAGAAAATTTCAGGAATTATCAAATATATATAGAAAGTAGTAGCCATTTACAAAAACTACTACAGCAACAAAAAGTTGATATGGTCATAACTTATGAGGATTATCCCGACGCAGCGTTTAAAAAAGTATTCACCACTTCAGTTTCTGTAGGCTTATTAAAAGCGAAAGAACAGTGTAACATTGACTTTTCAAAAGAACTTTTCTTTGTTAGTAACGATAAAAAGTGCCCTTTTAGAAATATGACAATACAATTTCTAAAAGAAAACAATCTATCCCAGCATCAACTTCAACAGTTAGATTCTTATTCGCTTATTGAAGAGTTTATTGTTGAGGGAAATGGGATAGCTTTTTTACCGATTAGAAATGATAAATTAGTTCCAGTTGAAAATGTCGCGGTTGAAAAACTACCTATTAACTTCTTCACAACTCGAGACTTAGAAAAAGCGATTCCTGGTGAACTATTTAATTAA
- a CDS encoding DUF4865 family protein — MIGMQYKVILPKDYDMGTIRERVKKNGYKTDGFQGLNFKAYLIAEAGKYGDFHNCYAPLYIWNGHEGMNKFIFEGYYDNILQSFGWQQINIGVPLIVNLSNDFRKSRYAVEYARSISPSKSLIGTQLNKVNENVQNIEKCLGNVIVYNPDKWGYSQFSFYKEKPEIDVMDDVTIYEILHISR; from the coding sequence ATGATTGGTATGCAATATAAGGTCATTTTGCCAAAAGATTATGATATGGGGACTATTAGAGAAAGGGTGAAAAAGAATGGTTATAAAACGGATGGTTTTCAAGGGTTGAATTTTAAGGCTTATTTAATTGCTGAGGCAGGTAAGTATGGGGATTTCCATAATTGTTATGCACCTTTATATATTTGGAATGGTCATGAAGGGATGAACAAATTTATCTTTGAAGGGTATTACGATAATATTTTGCAATCGTTTGGGTGGCAACAAATAAATATAGGTGTTCCATTAATTGTTAATTTAAGTAATGATTTTAGAAAAAGTAGATATGCTGTTGAATATGCAAGAAGTATTTCTCCAAGTAAATCGCTGATTGGGACGCAATTAAATAAAGTAAATGAAAATGTGCAAAACATAGAAAAATGTTTAGGAAATGTAATAGTTTATAATCCGGATAAGTGGGGATATAGTCAATTCAGTTTTTATAAGGAAAAGCCTGAAATAGATGTAATGGACGATGTTACTATTTATGAGATTTTACATATTTCACGATGA
- a CDS encoding tautomerase family protein: protein MPFVNVYYNENILNKEELKKIGECIHLSLIEHFNIPENDYFQMFLPYQRKQFLYNPYYLLERGEMRTENMIHVSITCGPGRTVQQKKGLYQSISVGISEYSNVKVTDIFITLHETAAENWSFGQGMAQLVKMKGAK from the coding sequence ATGCCTTTTGTGAACGTTTATTATAATGAAAATATATTAAATAAAGAAGAGTTGAAAAAGATAGGTGAATGTATCCATCTTTCATTAATTGAACATTTTAACATCCCTGAAAATGATTATTTTCAAATGTTTTTACCTTATCAACGAAAACAATTTTTGTATAATCCATATTATTTGTTGGAAAGAGGAGAAATGAGAACTGAGAATATGATTCATGTTTCTATTACATGTGGACCTGGAAGAACAGTGCAACAGAAAAAAGGTTTGTATCAATCTATATCCGTTGGGATTTCAGAATATTCCAACGTAAAAGTTACTGACATTTTTATTACATTACATGAGACAGCTGCTGAAAACTGGTCATTTGGTCAAGGGATGGCACAATTGGTAAAAATGAAGGGAGCAAAATGA
- a CDS encoding carboxymuconolactone decarboxylase family protein, whose protein sequence is MMNEPIEFYIPKKMREIAPVFSHYSEEILFGEVWGDAALTLRERSLCTLSALISLGNIEQLPFHLKLAKQNGMMENELVTLITHMAFYVGWPKAVAALNIAMNEMEN, encoded by the coding sequence ATGATGAATGAACCAATTGAATTTTATATTCCAAAGAAAATGAGAGAAATAGCACCTGTATTTTCTCATTATAGTGAAGAGATATTATTTGGGGAAGTGTGGGGGGATGCCGCTTTAACATTAAGAGAAAGAAGCTTATGTACATTGTCGGCATTAATCAGTCTGGGTAATATAGAACAATTACCATTTCATCTGAAGCTAGCTAAACAAAATGGGATGATGGAGAATGAATTAGTTACATTAATAACACATATGGCTTTTTACGTTGGTTGGCCAAAAGCTGTGGCAGCTTTAAATATAGCAATGAATGAAATGGAAAATTAA
- a CDS encoding MarR family winged helix-turn-helix transcriptional regulator, protein MRENTIGSLIWLRLIRFTNQSNQMSNEFLKRFDLTTAQFDVLLQIRTYQPLTQMELAEKVTVTQGGISRMLTRLEKEGYIIRKQDWKTKTISLTEQGEEALERALPEQLAFQSSFFDDVLNEEEQKILYELMTKVHKHSEKKELPNE, encoded by the coding sequence ATGCGTGAGAATACGATAGGATCATTAATTTGGTTACGCCTAATACGATTTACGAACCAAAGTAATCAAATGTCAAATGAGTTTTTAAAACGTTTTGATTTAACGACAGCTCAATTTGATGTGCTTTTGCAAATACGGACTTATCAGCCATTAACACAAATGGAGTTAGCAGAAAAGGTTACCGTTACACAAGGCGGTATTTCTCGAATGTTAACACGTCTTGAAAAAGAAGGATATATTATACGAAAACAAGATTGGAAAACGAAAACAATTAGTCTTACAGAGCAAGGGGAAGAGGCTTTAGAAAGAGCATTGCCAGAGCAACTTGCATTTCAATCATCATTTTTTGATGATGTATTAAATGAAGAAGAGCAGAAAATACTATACGAGTTGATGACAAAAGTTCATAAGCATAGTGAAAAAAAAGAATTACCGAATGAGTAA